From Nerophis lumbriciformis linkage group LG13, RoL_Nlum_v2.1, whole genome shotgun sequence, one genomic window encodes:
- the rpe gene encoding ribulose-phosphate 3-epimerase: MPYSAKIGPSILSSDLSCLGSECVRMMECGADYLHLDVMDGHFVPNITFGHPMVECLRKSVGPDPFFDMHMMVSRPEQWVKPMAAAGANQYTFHLEATSNPGSLIKEIQQSGMKVGLAIKPGTTVEMLAPWASQVDMALVMTVEPGFGGQKFMEDMMSKVTWLRGQFPSLDIEVDGGVGPDTIYKCAEAGANMIVSGSAVIGSDDPRSVIALLRTAVAEAIQKRTLDR, translated from the exons ATGCCCTACTCTGCGAAAATCGGTCCGTCCATTCTAAGTAGTGACCTGTCATGTCTGGGCAGCGAGTGTGTGAGGATGATGGAGTGCGGGGCAGATTATTTGCACCTCGACGTAATGGACGG TCATTTTGTTCCAAATATCACGTTTGGTCATCCCATGGTGGAATGCCTGAGGAAGTCAGTCGGCCCGGACCCTTTCTTTG ACATGCACATGATGGTGTCCCGGCCTGAGCAGTGGGTAAAGCCCATGGCTGCAGCCGGAGCCAACCAGTACACGTTCCACCTGGAGGCCACCAGCAACCCTGGAAGCCTCATCAAGGAGATCCAACAGAGTGGTATGAAG GTGGGTTTGGCAATAAAGCCTGGGACTACAGTGGAAATGCTTGCACCTTGGGCCAGCCAGGTCGACATGGCTCTGGTCATGACTGTTGAACCTGGCTTTGGAGGGCAGAAGTTCATGGAGGACATGATGTCCAAG GTGACGTGGCTCAGGGGTCAGTTTCCCTCGTTGGACATTGAAGTAGACGGTGGCGTGGGCCCGGACACCATTTACAAGTGTGCAGAG GCTGGTGCTAACATGATCGTGTCAGGCAGTGCCGTGATAGGCAGCGATGACCCTCGCTCTGTCATTGCCCTTTTGCGCACTGCGGTGGCCGAAGCCATACAGAAGCGCACGCTGGACCGCTGA